CCATATCTTCGACCCTCTACCTTTGCAGAAAGTTCAAAGACGTGATTTAATTGAACATATGATAACATAGACAAGTTAAACAAACAAAAGTCAGAGATCAGAAAATTCAAACCTAActgaataaattaatatatagctGCCATTAGCTTAGGACATTGCTTCTTCATTCATCCTCCTTGTCTTAAGTCTTAACTAAAACATGTTCAGTTTCCGAGTTGTGGTGCTTATCTTGGGATGCCTTTGCTTAACTGAAGCTGAAAGAGATACCCTAAACCCAGGTGATAAGCTGAGTTCCAATTCATCTGATAATCTTGTATCCCCAAATGGGAATGTCACCTTAGGCTTCTTCAGACAAGAGTACGGTCAGACTTGGAATGACAAAAGCTTTGGATATTATTTGGCTATGTGGTACGCCCAAGGCACGTCATACAACCATTCGATTTGGTTAGCTAACCGAGATGATCCCATCGCAGACGATTCGGGAGTTCTTGTCCTAGATGATACTGGACTGAAAATTACACGCATCGGTGGGAATCCTATCCAACTTTTCTCACTTCAATCTACCTCTATCACCATCAACACTTCCGATATGAAGGCGGTCTTACAAGATTCGGGGAATCTTGTTTTGCAAGGTACAAATGAGGAAAATGGGGAAAACGTAGTATTGTGGCAAAGCTTTGATTATCCAACTGATAGTTTTCTACCTGGGATGAAATTGGGGGTCAGCAATGAGAGAAGCTTCTCACTTACATCTTGGTTGACTGGTTCAATCCCCGCGTCTGGATCGTTTACAATGGAATGGGATCCTGCACGAAATCGATTAGTAGTTTGGCTTAGAGAGAGGATTTTGTGGACAAGtggtgaaaattttgaaaattttggcacCTTGGATCCAGTCAACATGAATTATGTTTTCACTAATGTTTCTAATCCAAATGAGAAGTACGTTTATTATACTCTTATAATTAGTCAATATACTCCGGAAGAGCGAAGGAAAAACGGTAGGATAGTGTTGCAGGACGATGGGGATTTACTACTTGGAGAAATCTATACAAAAAATTTACTACTCTGTGATGGTAATAGCACAGAGAATGGTTGCGAGAGATGGGAAGGACCAAAGTGCCGAAAGAAAGGTGATAAGTATGAATTAAGAACCATACGACCTTACCATAAAGATTCTTTAAACGACACATTATATGGAAACAACAATCTTTCCTTGAATGATTGTAAGGACATATGTTGGGAAGACTGCAAATGTTTGGGAGTTGCAGTGCAGGACCTTCCTTGTCGGTTTCTTTTAGGGTATTATTATGAAGGTGTGTCGTATGGATCTTCATATGCAGTAATAAATCGCAACCGTCCAAGTAAGTTTAATATCACTCGCTCATGTTCTAATCTTTGAACTTGTTTTGATTCGGTAGTATAGTATAAAGACAATCAAATTCATGAATACCTCTCTTGTTGTGTACATTGATTGCAGAGTCGAAAACTTGGATATGGATTTTAATCTCTATAGCAATGGCTCTAATGATCATAGTACTGCTTTCCACTCTGTTTTATTTGAGAAGGCGAAGGCAAATTAGAAAGGAAGGTACTAAAATGGAGGGGAATCTCAAATTCTCAATCAATTGATGTTTCAGtagtattcttttttttaatgtatcaTTCAACTTTGCTTTGAACAGAAGAGTACCTACTTGACTTAATGACTTCAGAAGATGCAAATGACGTATCAGAGCTTCAAACTGGAAACAATGGTCGTAATCTAAACATATATACAGCAGCCTTAATAATGTCCGCTACAAATGGCTTCTCACCAGATAATTTGCTTGGAAGAGGTGGCTTTGGACCCGTTTTCAAGGTGTTTGCCAATCCCCCCCATAAGTGAATTAGCGATAATGATTTCATCAATCTGCCTCTAACACTTGAAAACTCGTTAAATCATTAGGGAGCATTGGATGATGGACAAGAAGTTGCAATAAAGAGATTATCAAGCGGATCAAGCCAAGGGCTAGTGGAGTTCAAAAATGAGCTTATACTTATAGCCAAACTGCAACACACAAACCTTGTGCGGCTCTTAGGCTTTTGCGTTCAAGGAGAAGACAAAATGCTGGTCTATGAGTACATGCCTAATAAAAGCTTGGACACTTTTATCTTTGGTCGGTACCAACTCTTTAGTTATTTCTTCAACTGTAGATTCCAATTTCTATGTTTACattgtcttttgtttttttcgtTCTAACAGATGACTCCAAAAGGAAGCTATTAAATTGGGATAAGCGTTTTAGCATTATTGAAGGGATAGCTCAAGGGCTACTTTATCTTCATAAATACTCTAGATTGAGAATCATTCACAGAGATTTGAAGTTGAGTAACATATTGCTTGACGAAAACATGAACCCCAAGATATCAGATTTTGGGTTGGCCAGGATATACAAAACCGGTGAAGCTGGATCAAATACGAACCGGATTGTCGGCACATAGTAAGTACACACTTCTTGTTTCCATGTCTCGTCCAACGAAAGAATATGGTTGTTAACTGTACTGTTGATGAATCAATGCAGTGGTTACATGTCTCCAGAATATGCAATGGAAGGAATATTCTCTGAAAAATCTGATGTATACAGTTTCGGAGTTATGGTTTTGGAAGTTGTCAGTGGTCGGAAAAATAGCAgccattttgagtttgatcGTCCACTTAACCTGGTTGGATACGTAAGTTCATATCATATTCTTGCAGTAGTTAGCATAGACTAAGCTTTACCGATATAGAGCAAACACCATATTTTTCTAACACCATGATTGATGTCTGCAGGCATGGGAACTATGGAAACATGGTGGAGCATTAGAATTAATGGATCCAACTTTAAGTGATTCATGTTTTAAACAATACCAAGTTTTAAGATGCATTACATTGGGTCTGCTATGCGTGGAAGATAATCCGTTAGATAGGCCAACGATGTCTGATGTTATCTCTGTGCTAAACGGAGAGATGCAATTGGCATTGCCAAAACAGCCTGCATTTTCCACTGGAAGAAGGATTGTAGAAACAAATATAGAGAACAAAGAGGTGGAAATTTACTCATTGAACGGCCTAACCATGTCTACCATGGATGCAAGATGACCAAAAGACTTAATActcttattttttatgtttcctGATCATGTTTAAAGTATTATTTAagatattctttttatattacacctcttaaaaattaaagtagttttatgtacttttataactatttatatcattagtttttaacaatgcaatttttatattttatgatctaTTTATATAGaccatacatataaaatttaatgtaaatttaaaatttttaactatttattttatgtaaaaattaaactatataaaatattttaaatagatataaTGTGATTAGGAGTGAGCAAAATccaattcgattcgaaaaaactcgataaaatctaaaattttgaatcaaatagTTCAATTAATTGgataactcaaataaaaattaagtttttcgcTCAAAtcgaatatgaattatacaATTTGAATTATCTGAAAGtccgaataagaaaagacaaaattacgtcattttgataaatatttatttttataaagttaaaagagaaaaccattacattaaaagaaaaaataatatgtctttataaatgtttactctttaagttaaaaggcaaaatcattatattgtttttgtagttaaataattttgtactttgtctactagttaaataatcggttCATGTAACCGTAACaatgagtataaataataggattcattaactcgactcgaaattttttgactcgattcgatttggaaaaaaattcaaattgaattcgATTACTAAAATAGAATTCATCAACTCGACTCAATTGAATACCGATAGCTAAatgtgataaatatttttttttttaaccccTCTAATTTCACCTCAGGCGAAAGGTGAGGatatttttaaacctaaaagTCGTAGACCTTCCAAAACACTAGCAGCATTGCCATCCGCAATTACAACTTTACAAGCAGTCCCCTTCTCCCTCtgccattaaaaaataaaaaataaaacctaatccTAGAAATCCAAGAAAACAAGAGCCCGAACAAGTAAAGGATTAAGAAGATATCGTGGGAGTGGGATATTGAATCCGTCGATGCTTAGTTTTGGTGGAGTAGAAGAGGATCAAAGAGGGGGTTCTTCCAATAAACGCTCTCTCTGTATCTCCCCTTCGAAGTTGCTTCCTTTTTCATGTCTTCTTCATACACACCCTCTTTATTCTTTGCTCATTCAGGGTCTTCTCAAGCCCTAGGCTTTCATCTTTGCACTATGCCTTTTCTGTGATCTCAATCTTCTCCTTTGTATAAAACATGATTGATTCGAAGGTTTGTCCCCTTCCCCTTTGCCGCCTTgtatgatttcaaatttttcgTGTTTCTTTTACATCTGGATTTTTGTTAAATGTACGCAACATGCCCTCTTTCTTTGTTAGAATTGATGTTTTTTATTGGATTGATGATTGTAAGCTGAGTTTgtggaaatgaaaaatatgatttggTTGAAATTGGATTATTATGGATGATGAAAAAGAGATTGTCTTTTCCCTTTTCTAAGACAAGCCTTTATTTGTTTTAGGAATGCTGCCTAGGTCT
This genomic stretch from Gossypium raimondii isolate GPD5lz chromosome 6, ASM2569854v1, whole genome shotgun sequence harbors:
- the LOC105772387 gene encoding G-type lectin S-receptor-like serine/threonine-protein kinase At1g67520 is translated as MFSFRVVVLILGCLCLTEAERDTLNPGDKLSSNSSDNLVSPNGNVTLGFFRQEYGQTWNDKSFGYYLAMWYAQGTSYNHSIWLANRDDPIADDSGVLVLDDTGLKITRIGGNPIQLFSLQSTSITINTSDMKAVLQDSGNLVLQGTNEENGENVVLWQSFDYPTDSFLPGMKLGVSNERSFSLTSWLTGSIPASGSFTMEWDPARNRLVVWLRERILWTSGENFENFGTLDPVNMNYVFTNVSNPNEKYVYYTLIISQYTPEERRKNGRIVLQDDGDLLLGEIYTKNLLLCDGNSTENGCERWEGPKCRKKGDKYELRTIRPYHKDSLNDTLYGNNNLSLNDCKDICWEDCKCLGVAVQDLPCRFLLGYYYEGVSYGSSYAVINRNRPKSKTWIWILISIAMALMIIVLLSTLFYLRRRRQIRKEEEYLLDLMTSEDANDVSELQTGNNGRNLNIYTAALIMSATNGFSPDNLLGRGGFGPVFKGALDDGQEVAIKRLSSGSSQGLVEFKNELILIAKLQHTNLVRLLGFCVQGEDKMLVYEYMPNKSLDTFIFDDSKRKLLNWDKRFSIIEGIAQGLLYLHKYSRLRIIHRDLKLSNILLDENMNPKISDFGLARIYKTGEAGSNTNRIVGTYGYMSPEYAMEGIFSEKSDVYSFGVMVLEVVSGRKNSSHFEFDRPLNLVGYAWELWKHGGALELMDPTLSDSCFKQYQVLRCITLGLLCVEDNPLDRPTMSDVISVLNGEMQLALPKQPAFSTGRRIVETNIENKEVEIYSLNGLTMSTMDAR